The proteins below are encoded in one region of Scophthalmus maximus strain ysfricsl-2021 chromosome 4, ASM2237912v1, whole genome shotgun sequence:
- the copb1 gene encoding coatomer subunit beta, protein MTAAENVCYTLINVPSDSEPPSEISLKADLEKGEIKAKTEALKKVIIMILNGEKLPGLLMTIIRFVLPLQDHTIKKLLLVFWEIVPKTTPDGKLLQEMILVCDAYRKDLQHPNEFIRGSTLRFLCKLKESELLEPLMPAIRACLEHRHSYVRRNAVLAIYTIYRNFEHLIPDAPELIHDFLVNEKDASCKRNAFMMLIHADQERALDYLSTCIDQVHTFGDILQLVIVELIYKVCHANPSERARFIRCIYNLLQSSSPAVKYEAAGTLVTLSSAPTAIKAAAQCYIDLIIKESDNNVKLIVLDRLIELKEHPTHERVLQDLVMDILRVLSTPDLEVRKKTLQLALDLVSSRNVEELVIVLKKEVIKTNNVTEHEDTDKYRQLLVRTLHSCSVRFPDMAANVIPVLMEFLSDTNEAAAADVLEFVREAIQRFDTLRPLIIEKMLEVFHAIKTVKIYRGALWILGEYCSTKDDIQSVMTEVRRSLGEIPIVENEIKKETGEVKPEDEVSAAPAQKLVTEMGTYVTQSALSSSRPSKKEEDRPPLRGFLMDGDFYVAASLATTLTKVALRYVAIVQDKKKQNSFVAESMLIMVTVLHLGKSSLPKKPITDDDVDRISLCLKVLSECSPLMNDIFNKECRKSLSHMLTVRLEEEKLSQKKESEKRNVTVQADDPISFMQLTAKNETSSKEDQFQLSLLAAMGNTQRKEAADPLASKLNKVTQLTGFSDPVYAEAYVHVNQYDIVLDVLVVNQTSDTLQNCTLELATLGDLKLVEKPSPLTLAPHDFANIKANVKVASTENGIIFGNIVYDVSGAASDRNCVVLSDIHIDIMDYIQPASCTDAEFRQMWAEFEWENKVTVNTNITDLNEYLQHILRSTNMKCLTPEKALSGFCGFMAANLYARSIFGEDALANVSIEKPIHLGPDAPVNGHIRIRAKSQGMALSLGDKINLSQKKSNI, encoded by the exons ATGACGGCTGCAGAGAACGTTTGTTACACTCTGATCAATGTCCCATCTGACTCAGAGCCCCCTTCAGAAATCAGCCTCAAAGCGGATCTAG AAAAGGGGGAGATCAAGGCAAAGACTGAAGCCCTGAAGAAGGTTATCATCATGATCTTGAATGGTGAGAAGTTGCCAGGACTACTAATGACCATCATCCGCTTCGTGCTGCCACTTCAAGACCACACCAtaaagaagctgctgctggtttTCTGGGAGATTGTCCCCAAAACAACTCCAGATGGCAAGCTGCTTCAGGAGATGATCCTTGTCTGTGATGCCTACAGAAAG GACCTGCAGCATCCCAATGAGTTCATTCGTGGCTCCACTCTGCGTTTCCTGTGCAAGTTGAAGGAGTCTGAACTGCTTGAGCCTCTCATGCCAGCGATCCGGGCCTGCCTCGAGCACCGTCACAGCTATGTGCGCCGCAACGCTGTCCTGGCCATTTACACCATCTATAG gAATTTTGAACATCTCATCCCAGATGCACCTGAGCTGATCCATGATTTTCTTGTGAATGAGAAAGACGCCAGCTGTAAGAGAAATGCTTTCATGATGCTGATTCATGCAGATCAG GAAAGAGCTCTGGATTACCTGAGCACATGTATTGACCAAGTGCACACTTTTGGTGACATTCTCCAGCTGGTCATTGTGGAGCTGATTTACAAA GTTTGCCATGCTAACCCCTCTGAGCGCGCCCGGTTTATTCGTTGCATCTACAACCTGTTACAGTCCTCCAGTCCGGCTGTGAAGTATGAGGCTGCTGGTACTCTTGTAACACTCTCCAGTGCTCCCACAGCCATTAAG GCTGCTGCCCAGTGCTACATTGATTTGATTATCAAGGAGAGCGACAACAATGTGAAGCTGATTGTTCTTGATCGCCTGATTGAACTGAAGGAGCATCCCACTCACGAGCGTGTACTCCAG GACCTTGTGATGGACATCCTGCGTGTTCTCAGCACTCCTGACCTGGAAGTCAGAAAGAAGACCTTGCAGCTGGCACTGGACCTTGTTTCATCTCGCAATGTGGAAGAG ttggTGATTGTTTTGAAGAAAGAAGTGATCAAGACGAACAACGTGACAGAACATGAAGACACTGATAAATACAGGCAGCTGTTGGTTCGCACTCTTCACTCTTGCAGTGTGCGCTTCCCTGACATGGCAGCCAATGTCATACCTGTG CTGATGGAATTTCTTAGTGACACTAAtgaggcagctgctgctgatgtgctGGAGTTTGTACGAGAGGCTATTCAGAGATTTGACACCTTGAGGCCCCTCATCATTGAGAAGATGCTGGAAGTCTTTCACGCCATCAAAACTGTCAA gaTCTACAGGGGAGCGCTATGGATCTTGGGAGAATACTGCAGCACCAAGGACGACATCCAAAGTGTGATGACAGAAGTACGCAGGTCCTTGGGAGAG ATCCCAATTGTAgaaaatgagattaaaaagGAGACCGGAGAGGTGAAGCCAGAGGATGAAGTGAGTGCAGCTCCAGCCCAGAAGCTGGTGACAGAGATGGGCACCTACGTGACACAGAGtgccctcagctcctccaggccttcaaagaaagaggaggacag ACCCCCACTCAGAGGCTTCCTGATGGATGGAGACTTTTATGTGGCAGCTTCCCTGGCCACTACACTAACAAAAGTGGCCTTGCGCTATGTTGCTATTGTTcaagataaaaagaaacaaaat TCGTTTGTTGCAGAGTCCATGCTGATCATGGTTACTGTGCTGCACCTGGGCAAGTCCTCTCTGCCCAAGAAGCCAATTACGGACGATGATGTGGACCGCATCTCGCTGTGCCTGAAGGTCCTCTCCGAGTGCTCACCACTTATgaatgacattttcaacaagGAGTGCCGCAAATCCCTGTCACATATGCTGACTGTCAGACTGGAGGAAGAGAAACTGTCACAGAAG AAAGAGTCTGAGAAACGTAATGTAACAGTGCAGGCAGACGACCCCATCTCCTTCATGCAGCTGACAGCCAAAAATGAGACGTCTTCTAAGGAGGACCAGTTCCAGCTTAGTCTCCTGGCTGCTATGGGCAACACCCAGAGGAAGGAGGCTGCTGATCCCCTCGCTTCAAAACTCAACAAG GTGACACAGCTGACGGGCTTCTCAGACCCAGTGTACGCTGAAGCCTATGTTCACGTCAACCAGTATGACATTGTGTTGGACGTGCTGGTGGTCaaccaaaccagtgatactCTCCAGAATTGCACCCTTGAGCTGGCCACTTTAG GTGATCTTAAGTTGGTTGAGAAACCTTCACCTTTAACTCTGGCTCCTCATGATTTTGCCAACATCAAAGCAAATGTCAAAGTGGCTTCTACTGAGAATGGCATTATATTCGGCAACATTG TGTACGACGTGTCGGGAGCTGCTAGTGACAGAAACTGCGTCGTCCTCAGTGACATCCACATTGACATCATGGACTACATCCAGCCGGCCTCCTGCACTGACGCCGAGTTCAGACAGATGTGGGCAGAGTTTGAGTGGGAAAACAAG GTGACGGTGAACACCAATATCACTGATCTGAACGAATATCTCCAGCACATACTGAGGTCCACCAACATGAAGTGTCTGACTCCTGAGAAG GCCCTGTCTGGCTTCTGTGGCTTCATGGCTGCCAACCTTTATGCTCGTTCTATCTTTGGAGAAGATGCTCTGGCTAATGTCAGCATCGAGAAGCCCATCCACCTGGGGCCCGATGCGCCTGTCAACGGACACATACGCATTAGAGCCAAAAGTCAG GGGATGGCCTTGAGCCTCGGTGACAAGATCAACCTCtcccaaaaaaagtcaaacatctGA